The Thiogranum longum genome includes a region encoding these proteins:
- a CDS encoding lipopolysaccharide biosynthesis protein: MNRVYLLIQRYRGFFKDAIGLIGSTTLAKIIGLALVPVVTRLFTPDDFGVMAIVLSLGLLFGNVGTLRYDQAIVLPRSGSDAVRLTVLSLWSVFAISTLLLVVSIAVDFLGVESGIISQIGVWIYSIPLIVLLIGFNKVISAWCARETIYPVIGKSEIMASLMTGLPRIAIGFVYGSSIGGLLFGAIFGFIAKGAMLLSGVNLCEMRKVSKASDKGLLHIANQYRDFPVYSVPTGFLREFIQKMPVIVLGVIFMPAVVGLYAMANRIARIPIEIISSSLRRIYVQRIAKLRNMGHAISGVLIKATLGLFLLGLVPYLTLAFFGEPLFGWLLGKSWAASGKYASILVPWLFSVFIVSPSTTNFIVLKRQPLLLKIQFYTGVLGLGVFLVAYLINAEPELSLVMYSSAATLANMVLFAISLLITRSDDRDRELLGAE; the protein is encoded by the coding sequence GTGAATAGGGTTTATTTGCTGATCCAGAGGTACAGGGGGTTTTTCAAGGATGCGATAGGGCTGATTGGGTCAACAACCCTGGCAAAAATAATCGGTCTGGCGCTTGTTCCGGTTGTAACGCGCCTGTTTACGCCAGATGACTTTGGTGTGATGGCTATTGTTCTCTCGCTCGGGTTGTTGTTTGGTAATGTCGGTACACTTAGGTATGACCAAGCTATCGTTTTACCAAGGAGTGGCAGTGATGCTGTGCGATTGACAGTTCTGTCATTATGGTCAGTGTTTGCGATTAGTACTTTGTTGCTGGTGGTTTCAATTGCAGTTGACTTCCTGGGTGTCGAGTCCGGGATCATATCGCAAATTGGTGTGTGGATATATTCTATTCCTCTTATTGTGCTGCTCATAGGATTTAATAAGGTTATATCAGCATGGTGTGCGAGAGAAACAATATATCCGGTTATTGGAAAATCAGAGATAATGGCTAGTTTGATGACCGGGTTGCCCAGAATTGCGATAGGCTTTGTCTATGGGTCGAGTATAGGGGGGCTGCTGTTTGGGGCAATATTCGGATTTATTGCAAAAGGCGCAATGTTGTTGAGCGGGGTAAATTTGTGTGAGATGCGCAAGGTGTCAAAAGCTTCAGATAAGGGGCTTCTGCACATCGCGAATCAGTATCGTGACTTTCCGGTATATTCTGTCCCAACAGGATTTTTGAGAGAGTTCATACAAAAAATGCCCGTGATTGTTCTGGGCGTTATTTTTATGCCGGCTGTTGTCGGGTTATATGCAATGGCGAATAGAATAGCAAGAATACCAATAGAGATAATCAGTAGTTCGCTGAGAAGAATATATGTGCAGAGAATTGCCAAGCTCAGGAATATGGGGCATGCAATAAGCGGTGTATTAATTAAGGCTACGCTGGGACTGTTCCTTCTGGGTCTGGTGCCATATCTGACCCTAGCATTTTTTGGCGAGCCTCTATTTGGCTGGTTGTTGGGCAAGAGTTGGGCAGCCTCCGGAAAATATGCATCAATACTGGTTCCATGGCTTTTTTCTGTTTTTATCGTTTCTCCTTCAACAACAAATTTTATTGTTTTAAAGAGGCAGCCCCTGCTATTGAAAATACAATTTTATACGGGCGTTCTTGGCTTGGGAGTTTTCCTCGTTGCATATCTCATAAATGCAGAGCCTGAACTTTCATTGGTCATGTATTCAAGTGCAGCTACTTTGGCTAATATGGTGCTGTTCGCTATTTCGTTATTGATAACAAGATCGGATGACCGTGATAGAGAGTTGCTTGGTGCCGAGTAG
- a CDS encoding DUF4091 domain-containing protein, which translates to MTRLFMGSVAAGSGKPLIEIWAARNEYESVQLLLTDSNNAGITSIDFGDLKHIGGDSIYKAGNCLARAPEYVYVERNTSRTPANELDGKAPGWYPDPLPLFTENSRKVVNSVWVSCYIPDGTRGGTYRGEASLTVGTSAYKIPVRLHVWSFALPKKPGLHVSMWTHVPQIVKRYNTKKGSRKFWQVVEAIAQDQSKHRVDISFVYLSLIKTTKDEMGKYRFDFTDYERWIEIFRKQGIENFEGYPLAHAKAHNIYDVASGEKIKILAGDDLTYEDKRYLRSILNAINEENRKLKLQGHYMQHVGDEMRGSQVRIYREIAEIVREEMPDVPIIDATHLSASDRKGMMDIPVTNMVAPLSKERNGIGKKWGRWWYTAGFKPRGRMPNRFIDYPLIKMRIIPWLNWRMGVSGYLHYAYNFWYGPSGESPWHRVQYGKYPPGDAWVVYPRRDGDKEILVPSMRWEVFRDGLEDYEYLKLMESWKIRLLADEVEGSVQRDMLRKKLEELEITVKGEIRSRKVYTRDPMRLEDVRKRIGLLLDQLEVEFSYRE; encoded by the coding sequence ATGACCAGATTGTTTATGGGATCGGTTGCTGCGGGGAGCGGTAAACCCCTGATAGAGATTTGGGCGGCACGTAATGAGTATGAAAGCGTACAGCTACTGTTAACAGACTCAAATAATGCTGGAATTACATCGATAGATTTCGGCGACCTCAAGCATATAGGTGGTGATAGTATCTACAAGGCAGGTAACTGTCTAGCTCGTGCACCTGAGTATGTATATGTTGAGAGAAATACAAGCCGGACTCCGGCAAATGAGTTGGATGGTAAGGCTCCCGGCTGGTATCCGGATCCGCTCCCACTTTTTACTGAAAATTCCAGAAAAGTTGTGAATTCGGTCTGGGTCAGTTGCTATATCCCGGATGGTACTCGTGGGGGTACATATAGAGGGGAGGCTTCGTTAACGGTCGGGACCAGTGCCTACAAGATTCCTGTGCGGCTTCATGTCTGGTCGTTCGCGCTGCCGAAAAAACCTGGTTTACATGTGAGTATGTGGACACACGTTCCGCAAATAGTGAAACGATACAATACTAAGAAGGGCAGCAGGAAATTCTGGCAAGTGGTCGAAGCGATAGCGCAGGATCAGTCAAAGCATAGAGTTGATATTTCATTCGTCTACCTTAGTTTGATTAAAACAACAAAGGATGAAATGGGTAAGTACAGATTCGACTTTACCGACTATGAAAGATGGATAGAAATATTCAGAAAGCAAGGTATAGAGAATTTCGAGGGTTATCCACTGGCTCACGCAAAAGCACATAACATTTATGATGTGGCTTCAGGTGAAAAAATAAAAATTCTAGCTGGGGATGATTTGACTTATGAAGATAAGCGCTACCTCAGAAGTATCTTGAATGCGATTAATGAAGAAAATCGCAAGCTCAAACTGCAGGGCCACTATATGCAGCATGTCGGTGACGAGATGAGAGGTAGTCAGGTAAGAATATACCGTGAGATTGCTGAAATAGTGCGTGAGGAAATGCCGGATGTACCCATAATAGATGCTACACATTTATCAGCATCAGATCGTAAAGGTATGATGGATATACCTGTTACCAATATGGTTGCACCGCTCAGCAAGGAAAGGAACGGTATTGGAAAGAAGTGGGGGCGGTGGTGGTATACCGCTGGATTCAAGCCCAGAGGGAGAATGCCTAACAGGTTCATCGATTATCCCTTGATTAAAATGCGAATAATTCCATGGTTGAATTGGCGTATGGGCGTGTCAGGTTACCTTCATTATGCATATAACTTCTGGTATGGCCCGTCTGGAGAAAGCCCTTGGCATAGAGTTCAGTATGGAAAGTACCCGCCAGGAGATGCATGGGTCGTTTATCCACGCAGGGATGGTGATAAGGAGATTTTAGTCCCATCTATGCGATGGGAAGTATTCAGGGATGGGCTAGAGGACTATGAATATCTGAAACTAATGGAGTCCTGGAAGATTCGCCTTCTGGCAGATGAAGTAGAAGGTTCTGTCCAAAGAGATATGCTGCGTAAAAAATTAGAAGAATTGGAGATAACAGTAAAAGGAGAAATACGTAGTCGTAAGGTCTATACCCGGGATCCGATGAGATTGGAGGATGTGAGGAAAAGGATCGGGCTATTACTGGATCAGCTTGAAGTAGAGTTTTCATATCGTGAATAG
- a CDS encoding glycosyltransferase family 2 protein gives MDLSIVIVEYHCMDQIDGCLPTLREYLADLEWECIVISNSEYEESVLHEYRTKFESIRLISNDRNRGYAGGVNRALRECKAPYVFVFNPDCRLLDSNMSGLLGMMNDEGDIAAIGPRVIYGDGSIQPSCRRFPRPWTLFFVRTALRKLPGAKKEKRRYLMEDFSHDSCRDVEWLSGGAILVRKAAIDDVGKMDERFFLYMEDVDWCKRFLNGGWRVVYAPVTTVCHDAQHDSLKGGLKRFSSPHVRYHLTSMAKYFLKHGLLS, from the coding sequence ATGGATTTATCCATCGTCATCGTTGAATACCATTGCATGGACCAGATCGACGGATGCCTGCCAACCCTGAGAGAATATTTAGCAGACCTTGAATGGGAGTGCATTGTAATTAGTAACTCCGAATACGAGGAGAGCGTACTGCACGAATACAGAACCAAGTTCGAATCTATACGCCTGATTTCGAATGACAGGAATAGAGGTTATGCAGGCGGTGTTAACAGGGCGCTGCGTGAATGCAAGGCTCCATATGTATTTGTATTTAACCCTGACTGCCGCTTGCTCGACAGTAATATGTCTGGCCTTCTTGGTATGATGAATGATGAAGGCGATATAGCGGCAATTGGTCCTCGTGTTATTTACGGTGATGGTAGTATCCAGCCATCTTGCCGCCGGTTTCCCCGGCCGTGGACGTTGTTTTTTGTCAGGACAGCTCTGCGGAAATTACCTGGTGCCAAGAAAGAAAAGAGAAGATATCTGATGGAAGATTTTTCTCATGATAGTTGCCGTGATGTTGAGTGGCTGTCAGGAGGAGCAATTCTGGTCAGAAAAGCTGCTATAGATGACGTAGGTAAAATGGACGAACGATTCTTTCTGTATATGGAGGATGTTGATTGGTGCAAGAGATTCCTGAATGGCGGGTGGAGAGTCGTTTATGCGCCAGTAACTACTGTATGTCATGATGCTCAACATGATAGTCTGAAAGGTGGGCTGAAACGTTTTAGTTCGCCGCATGTTCGTTACCATCTGACTAGTATGGCCAAGTACTTCCTAAAGCATGGTCTCTTGAGTTAA
- a CDS encoding glycosyltransferase: MILVMLGTNPYPFLRLLYAVDKWAGEHDEEVVVQAGHTGCNTDNIKCHDFVPHRQIEQWISEARIVVTQGGFGSIRDSLAAKKPTIAVPRMREFGECQDDQAELVDALAQEGKVIALYEVEMLDHAINGASDFVVPDAMASRIPEIVREAVCSALKVTGRG; encoded by the coding sequence GTGATTCTGGTCATGCTCGGCACCAATCCGTACCCTTTTTTACGATTGCTGTATGCAGTCGATAAATGGGCAGGAGAGCATGATGAAGAGGTCGTTGTGCAGGCCGGACATACTGGCTGTAATACAGATAATATCAAATGTCACGACTTTGTGCCGCACCGGCAGATAGAGCAGTGGATCAGTGAGGCGAGGATTGTGGTTACACAGGGTGGATTTGGCAGTATACGCGACAGCCTTGCGGCCAAAAAACCAACGATAGCAGTTCCAAGGATGCGGGAATTCGGTGAATGCCAGGATGATCAGGCCGAGCTGGTAGATGCGCTCGCACAGGAGGGTAAGGTTATTGCCCTGTACGAGGTGGAGATGCTTGATCATGCTATCAATGGAGCGTCTGATTTTGTTGTTCCAGATGCTATGGCGTCACGAATTCCTGAGATTGTACGTGAAGCTGTCTGTTCGGCATTGAAAGTGACAGGGCGGGGTTAA
- the pssD gene encoding PssD/Cps14F family polysaccharide biosynthesis glycosyltransferase produces MSICIVCSSGGHLAEMLVATSGLDVERYFITFDEPHVRSTLQGEEVCYVVDPHVSVLLYLKNFWQSLKIFLEKRPPVVISNGAGIALMTCLLAKLGGSKLIYIETGARIMTPSRTGKIVYRFADLFIVQWKSLLKHYPGAVYGGPLL; encoded by the coding sequence ATGAGTATTTGTATTGTATGTTCATCAGGTGGTCATCTGGCAGAGATGCTCGTTGCAACCAGTGGGCTGGATGTCGAGCGTTATTTCATCACATTTGATGAGCCGCATGTGAGATCTACTCTGCAGGGAGAGGAGGTATGCTATGTCGTTGACCCACATGTCAGCGTTTTGCTGTACCTTAAAAACTTCTGGCAGTCATTAAAAATATTTCTCGAAAAGCGCCCTCCTGTAGTTATCAGCAATGGTGCAGGTATTGCCCTTATGACATGTCTGCTGGCAAAACTTGGTGGTAGCAAGCTGATATATATTGAAACCGGCGCTCGTATCATGACACCGTCGAGAACCGGGAAAATCGTTTACCGGTTTGCGGACCTGTTTATTGTGCAATGGAAGTCGCTTCTCAAGCATTACCCCGGGGCGGTTTATGGCGGGCCGTTACTGTGA
- a CDS encoding glycosyltransferase family 4 protein, protein MKNDMPLPVIVFVAHGISRETIRLQPWRYLYELAVRMSNNGRVILITDASGAEYEEAWSENLTVVSTRLLSVRRMSSLVRYINSLGADRVWWSVTPRSIIYYRAWKKLGCRITALITCPLYPWALLVRAGLSGVPWIELKALIQQRGIPRFMFVRLLMQPYIRRVIVQSQSNRKILVESGLEKERIDVVPVGIDPEDRKSVPGENINEVRKQYGFGGSALVFSYMGAVRKIRGIDVLIKAFSRIAANRTDACLVVLARGADKTTVNNYREKFRSLGLEGRVKIIGGWLDREQVWAHIEACDVVVLPFVVVPSDVPIAILEALAREKPVIGTRVDGIPELVEGRGLVVESMDDLQLAEAMKSIVDKTVDYQDLSRSARKFMKDYPDWDEVYRMVERLENQVSDECSPNH, encoded by the coding sequence ATGAAAAATGACATGCCTCTCCCGGTCATCGTGTTTGTGGCGCATGGAATAAGCAGGGAAACAATCAGGCTTCAGCCTTGGCGGTACCTTTATGAGCTGGCAGTGCGCATGAGTAATAATGGAAGAGTTATCTTGATTACAGATGCATCTGGCGCTGAATACGAAGAGGCCTGGTCAGAAAACCTTACAGTGGTCAGTACCAGGCTTCTGTCAGTCAGGCGCATGAGCTCACTGGTTCGCTATATTAATAGTCTTGGGGCAGATCGGGTGTGGTGGAGTGTAACGCCCAGATCAATCATTTATTACCGTGCATGGAAAAAACTTGGGTGCCGAATAACAGCCTTGATTACCTGCCCATTGTATCCATGGGCATTGTTGGTCAGGGCGGGACTGAGCGGTGTGCCGTGGATCGAGTTAAAAGCGTTGATTCAGCAGCGAGGGATTCCCCGCTTTATGTTTGTCAGACTGCTGATGCAGCCATATATAAGAAGGGTGATCGTTCAGAGCCAATCCAACAGAAAAATACTGGTTGAGTCGGGCCTTGAGAAAGAAAGAATTGATGTCGTACCCGTCGGAATTGACCCGGAAGACAGGAAGTCTGTACCTGGGGAGAATATAAACGAGGTGCGTAAGCAGTATGGTTTCGGGGGGAGTGCGCTTGTTTTTTCCTACATGGGTGCGGTACGGAAAATACGTGGTATAGATGTTCTGATAAAGGCCTTTTCGCGTATTGCAGCAAATAGAACGGATGCCTGCCTTGTGGTGCTAGCACGCGGTGCGGACAAAACAACGGTAAATAACTACAGGGAAAAATTCAGAAGTCTTGGTTTAGAGGGAAGGGTCAAAATTATAGGCGGGTGGCTCGACCGTGAGCAGGTCTGGGCGCATATTGAAGCATGTGATGTGGTAGTGCTTCCTTTCGTTGTCGTTCCATCAGACGTCCCGATAGCTATTCTGGAAGCATTGGCACGTGAAAAGCCCGTTATTGGCACACGGGTTGATGGTATACCTGAACTTGTGGAGGGCCGGGGCCTGGTAGTCGAATCCATGGATGATCTGCAGCTTGCGGAGGCAATGAAAAGTATTGTGGACAAAACTGTTGATTACCAGGATTTGTCCAGATCTGCCCGTAAATTTATGAAGGATTATCCCGACTGGGACGAAGTCTACCGGATGGTGGAAAGGCTGGAGAATCAAGTTTCTGATGAATGTTCCCCGAATCATTAA
- a CDS encoding glycosyltransferase family 4 protein — translation MAENKKTIAYIVPMGAGLETFVYREIDALFNKGRKLFLFATKYRKGDVFGPKEDWSFRTLTPLELLIRSPIIALRALLHPGLLVEAARDRALVDLVFALDYAPVMKRNNIAQIHCHHGDHKLFVGYFCKKLTNLPLSVTIHAAEFYTNPNPSLFRKAVRYCDGVFPISRKWYDLLKNDYGVDESRIHLNRLFVDVSLYRPVSRVNILSVGRFTERKGFQYLLEAIGKLQDVDAHFCFVGFGDMDLQHLAEELRVSDRVTIFSKMNQEELRFLYQSVDILCVPSITTQREGAEGIPVVLMEGMACGLPVVATRCGAIDEIVDQIIVDERSSGQLASALRKLIENPELRKDLGKRNREYVEQNYSEKNVDRFEEGLDLIANEK, via the coding sequence ATGGCAGAGAATAAAAAAACAATCGCATATATAGTTCCGATGGGGGCGGGCCTTGAAACATTTGTTTATCGGGAAATTGATGCGTTGTTTAACAAAGGACGAAAGTTGTTCCTTTTTGCCACAAAATACCGAAAGGGTGATGTATTTGGACCTAAAGAAGACTGGTCATTCAGAACCCTGACGCCCCTTGAATTGCTTATCAGATCCCCGATTATCGCGTTACGGGCATTGCTGCACCCGGGGTTGCTTGTCGAAGCTGCCAGAGACCGTGCTCTGGTAGACCTGGTATTTGCACTCGATTATGCGCCCGTGATGAAGCGTAATAATATTGCGCAGATCCACTGTCATCATGGCGATCACAAGCTGTTTGTCGGCTACTTCTGCAAGAAACTGACAAATCTTCCCCTTTCCGTAACAATACATGCTGCAGAGTTCTACACGAACCCAAACCCATCGTTGTTCAGAAAGGCTGTCCGTTATTGTGATGGTGTCTTTCCTATTTCCCGAAAATGGTATGACCTGCTTAAAAATGATTATGGCGTGGATGAGAGCCGGATACATCTGAATCGACTGTTTGTCGATGTGTCGCTCTACAGGCCTGTAAGCAGGGTAAATATTCTTTCAGTCGGGCGATTTACAGAGCGGAAGGGGTTTCAGTACCTGCTCGAAGCGATTGGAAAATTACAGGATGTGGATGCGCATTTCTGTTTTGTCGGGTTTGGTGACATGGATCTTCAGCACCTGGCAGAGGAGCTTCGCGTTTCTGACCGGGTGACAATATTCAGCAAAATGAATCAGGAAGAACTGCGTTTCCTGTACCAGAGTGTCGATATACTTTGCGTGCCATCCATTACGACTCAAAGGGAGGGCGCAGAGGGTATACCCGTTGTGCTTATGGAGGGCATGGCTTGCGGGCTCCCTGTGGTGGCAACACGATGCGGGGCAATCGATGAAATTGTAGACCAGATTATTGTTGATGAGCGGTCTTCCGGGCAGCTGGCTTCGGCGCTAAGGAAACTGATAGAAAATCCGGAGTTGAGAAAAGACCTGGGTAAAAGAAACAGGGAGTATGTCGAGCAGAACTATTCAGAGAAAAATGTAGATCGGTTTGAAGAAGGCCTGGACCTGATCGCAAATGAAAAATGA
- a CDS encoding sulfotransferase yields the protein MLNKRPIFILGFQHGGTNIVLNLLRSHPEVCSPRGEIQEVFKGKGFPRRFKEPASVVLSKLWNYLPVLAAQRQDVFSLDLWEDRKALSKRAMQCIDKVLFDEKLKARGPTQNCYKSEGVRYTDEEIARSRLLSKNLGGLVCLSNDLARMYPDATFIALVRNGYAMCEGHIRRGVSLAKIAQDYERGCQRIIADSKKIPNYHIFRFEDLLESPRDVFEQIFGYAGLDVGQIRKVRLENKKTVGKDGGHTYTYEQDQEGLIWYPIEKFMDHFKADVNRNQIERLTRRQIEDISDIAKTSLEYFTYDKPRKP from the coding sequence GTGTTAAACAAGAGGCCGATTTTTATTCTGGGATTTCAGCACGGCGGTACGAATATCGTACTGAACCTGCTGCGTTCACATCCGGAAGTCTGCTCGCCACGTGGAGAAATACAGGAGGTCTTCAAAGGCAAGGGGTTTCCGCGAAGGTTCAAGGAACCGGCGTCAGTCGTTTTATCAAAACTCTGGAATTACTTGCCGGTGCTTGCGGCACAAAGACAGGATGTGTTCTCGCTGGATTTATGGGAGGACCGTAAAGCCCTTTCAAAGCGCGCAATGCAGTGCATTGATAAAGTGCTGTTTGATGAGAAACTCAAGGCGCGAGGACCAACACAGAATTGTTACAAGTCGGAAGGGGTCAGGTATACCGATGAGGAGATTGCCCGGTCACGTTTATTGAGTAAAAATCTTGGCGGCCTTGTTTGTTTGTCAAACGACCTCGCACGAATGTATCCCGATGCAACCTTTATCGCCCTGGTCAGGAATGGTTATGCGATGTGCGAAGGACATATCCGGCGTGGCGTGTCACTTGCGAAAATAGCACAGGATTATGAAAGAGGGTGTCAGCGCATTATTGCCGACTCGAAAAAAATACCCAATTATCACATTTTCAGGTTCGAGGATCTGTTGGAGTCGCCGAGAGATGTGTTTGAACAGATTTTCGGCTATGCCGGGCTGGATGTCGGGCAGATCAGGAAGGTGAGACTCGAAAATAAAAAGACAGTCGGGAAAGATGGCGGGCATACCTACACATATGAACAGGACCAGGAAGGGCTCATCTGGTACCCGATAGAGAAATTCATGGACCATTTCAAGGCTGATGTAAACCGGAACCAGATCGAAAGGCTGACAAGGCGGCAGATAGAAGATATTTCAGATATAGCCAAAACTTCACTGGAATATTTCACATACGATAAACCACGTAAACCCTGA
- the rfbB gene encoding dTDP-glucose 4,6-dehydratase, whose translation MRNVLITGGAGFIGSNFVRYWLANHPGDRVVNLDALTYAGNLESLKDIESNPNYRFIHGNVCDVDCIEKVFEDEKIDTVVNFAAESHVDRSILGPEVFIKTNIHGTFTLLEAARKFWDKDKTGCRFLHVSTDEVYGSLGPEDPAFTEQTPFAPNSPYSASKAASDHLARAYYHTYDLPVLTTNCSNNYGPYQFPEKLIPLVIINALEGKPLPIYGDGMNIRDWLHVEDHCRGIDVVLDKGCLGETYNIGGCNEWANIDIVKLVCEHLDELRPGNAPKSNLITYIKDRLGHDRRYAIDAGKMKRELDWEPLYTFEKGIEETILWYLDNKEWWARVRDGAYRDYYNRQYR comes from the coding sequence ATGAGAAATGTGTTAATTACCGGTGGTGCAGGGTTCATAGGCTCCAACTTTGTTCGTTACTGGTTGGCGAATCATCCGGGTGATCGGGTGGTTAATCTAGATGCGCTGACCTATGCGGGTAACCTTGAAAGTCTTAAGGATATTGAGTCGAACCCCAATTATCGTTTTATTCACGGAAATGTCTGTGATGTTGACTGTATTGAAAAAGTTTTTGAAGATGAAAAAATTGATACAGTTGTTAATTTTGCAGCGGAATCACATGTGGATCGATCGATCCTCGGTCCCGAGGTATTTATAAAAACAAATATCCATGGAACATTCACGCTTTTGGAGGCGGCTCGAAAGTTCTGGGACAAAGATAAAACAGGATGCCGCTTCCTGCATGTTTCAACTGATGAGGTATATGGCTCGCTTGGTCCCGAGGATCCGGCATTTACAGAACAAACGCCTTTTGCACCGAATAGTCCCTACTCCGCATCAAAGGCGGCATCAGACCACCTTGCGCGCGCTTATTACCACACCTATGACCTGCCGGTGCTGACAACCAATTGCTCAAATAACTATGGCCCCTACCAGTTTCCGGAAAAGCTGATCCCGCTGGTAATTATCAATGCTCTCGAAGGCAAACCCCTGCCAATCTATGGTGATGGCATGAATATTCGTGACTGGTTGCATGTGGAAGATCATTGCCGGGGTATCGATGTGGTGCTTGATAAAGGTTGTTTGGGAGAAACCTATAATATAGGCGGCTGTAATGAATGGGCGAATATCGATATCGTCAAGCTTGTGTGTGAGCATCTTGATGAGTTAAGGCCTGGTAATGCGCCGAAGAGCAATCTTATTACATATATAAAGGATCGCCTCGGACATGACCGGCGTTATGCCATAGATGCCGGTAAAATGAAGCGCGAACTTGATTGGGAGCCTCTTTATACGTTCGAGAAGGGTATTGAGGAAACCATCCTGTGGTATCTGGACAACAAGGAATGGTGGGCGCGAGTGCGTGATGGGGCATATCGTGATTATTACAACAGGCAGTACCGTTGA
- the rfbD gene encoding dTDP-4-dehydrorhamnose reductase, with translation MTILVTGAKGQLGREAVLALQADGEAFISIGRDELDFSQPAQVAEAIADYSADWVINCAAYTQVDKAEEERELAFTVNRDAARAVAEGVKRSGGHLLHVSTDFIFGGEQSRPYKESDATNPLGVYGQSKLEGEQAIREVLPEALILRTAWVYGAHGHNFVKTILRLAAEREELRVVDDQIGAPSWTSDIVKAMRVLIKNEATGTYQFSNEGVASWYDFAMEIVAGAKRAGFPVVAETIRPIPTEDFPLPAKRPAYSVMSKVKIRGMLDYQIPHWRESLYRMLKQQSGSQA, from the coding sequence GTGACGATCCTGGTAACGGGTGCTAAAGGCCAGCTTGGCAGGGAAGCGGTGTTGGCGCTGCAGGCAGATGGCGAGGCCTTTATTTCAATCGGCCGGGATGAGCTGGATTTTTCACAGCCTGCACAGGTGGCAGAGGCGATAGCTGACTATTCGGCTGACTGGGTGATTAATTGCGCCGCTTATACGCAGGTTGATAAAGCCGAGGAAGAACGGGAGCTCGCCTTTACCGTTAATCGCGATGCTGCTCGTGCTGTGGCAGAAGGTGTGAAACGTAGTGGTGGTCACCTTTTGCATGTATCCACCGATTTCATTTTCGGTGGCGAGCAATCGCGGCCCTATAAAGAAAGTGATGCAACCAACCCGCTCGGTGTTTACGGCCAGTCCAAACTGGAAGGAGAGCAGGCCATACGCGAAGTGCTGCCCGAGGCGCTGATTCTCAGGACAGCCTGGGTCTACGGTGCGCACGGCCATAATTTTGTCAAAACCATTTTACGCCTGGCTGCGGAACGGGAAGAGCTGAGAGTGGTCGATGACCAGATCGGTGCACCCTCATGGACCAGTGATATTGTCAAAGCCATGCGAGTGTTAATTAAAAATGAAGCAACGGGGACTTACCAGTTCAGTAATGAAGGTGTTGCTTCATGGTATGACTTTGCAATGGAAATAGTCGCTGGCGCAAAACGTGCGGGTTTTCCTGTCGTGGCGGAAACTATTCGCCCGATTCCGACTGAAGATTTCCCGTTGCCGGCGAAGCGGCCGGCTTATTCTGTAATGAGTAAGGTGAAAATACGAGGTATGCTGGATTATCAAATTCCTCACTGGCGGGAAAGTCTGTACAGGATGCTGAAGCAGCAGAGTGGCTCGCAGGCGTGA
- the rfbC gene encoding dTDP-4-dehydrorhamnose 3,5-epimerase, whose protein sequence is MKISPMEIPEVLLIEPDVFGDSRGFFMESWHRRKYAEAGLDVDFVQDNHSRSSQGVLRGLHYQLQQPQGKLVRVATGSVFDVAVDIRQDSPTFGRWVGAELSEKNQHQLYVPPGFAHGFCVLSETADFLYKCTDYYAPEFEHGIRWDDSAIGIDWPGRDFRISDKDANNRLLSDMGRKLPVYEDAL, encoded by the coding sequence ATGAAGATCAGCCCAATGGAGATCCCCGAGGTGCTGTTGATCGAGCCAGACGTATTTGGGGACAGTCGCGGATTCTTTATGGAGAGCTGGCATAGAAGAAAGTATGCGGAGGCTGGTCTGGATGTGGACTTTGTTCAGGATAACCACTCCCGATCAAGTCAGGGAGTGCTGCGTGGCCTGCACTACCAGCTCCAGCAGCCGCAGGGCAAGCTGGTGCGTGTAGCGACTGGATCAGTGTTTGATGTGGCGGTTGATATTCGGCAGGATTCGCCGACCTTCGGTCGGTGGGTCGGTGCAGAGCTGAGTGAGAAAAACCAGCACCAGCTTTATGTTCCGCCAGGATTTGCGCATGGATTTTGTGTGTTGAGTGAGACCGCAGACTTTTTATACAAGTGTACAGATTATTATGCGCCTGAATTTGAGCATGGTATTCGCTGGGACGACTCTGCAATCGGCATAGACTGGCCGGGACGTGATTTCAGGATTTCTGACAAGGATGCCAATAATCGGCTGCTCAGTGATATGGGTCGCAAGTTGCCGGTTTACGAGGATGCGTTGTGA